The Ignavibacteria bacterium genome contains the following window.
CTGGGGCAGCAATTTTTAAAGATCCTGATCCTATTCAAAAAACATTAAAACTTAAACATCTTATCGCAAAAAATTAATGGAAAAGGAGTTTGAAATGAAAATAGCTTTTGCTGGAGCAAAAGTAGTCACACCATTTAGATGTATTGAACCTGCATCGATTGTTATTGAAGGAAAAAAAATTTATGAGCTGGGCAAATCGGAAGATGTCGATATTCCGGCAGGAACCAAACTAATAGATGCTTCTGAATTAATAATTACACCAGGATTTGTCGATCTACTCTGTCACGGCGGAGCTGGAAAAGGTTTTGCCGACGAAGATGAAGAGGCAATTGAAGTGATAAGTAATTTTCATTTTCAGCATGGAACTACAACTTTACTTGCTGGATTATACAGCAAGCCCTTTAATCAATTAATTAACGATATGAGACGAATTGCTCATTATATCGAGAATAATGATGAAACAAACATCTTCGGCATTCATATGGAAGGACCTTACATCAATCCGAAATTAAAGGGCGCAATGAATGAGGAATATCTCTGGAAACCTGAACTTAATAGTTGGTTTAGTTTAAGAGATGCTGCTCGTGGTTACATTAAAATTATGACCATCGCACCCGAGCTTCCAGGTGCAATTGAAATTATGCGTCACGCCGCTCAGGATAGAATTGTTCTATCGATAGGTCATTCTGAAGCTGATTATGATGTAATTGAAGTCGCTATTGATAATGGTGCTTCGCACGTAACTCATATCTTTAATGCAATGAAACCATTACATCATCGTGAACCTGGAGTTGTAACAGGAGCTTTTCTAAGAGATGAATTAAAAATTGAATTGATCGCAGATGGTATTCATGTGCATCCAGTGGTAATGAAATTAATTTATAAATTAAAAGGTGCACGCGGAATTATTTTGATTACAGATGCAATACGTGCTGCTGGTATGCCCGATGGTGAATATGAATTTGCTGATCAAAAAGTCTATATGAAAGATAAAAAAGCTTATCTTGAAGATGGTACTTTAGCCGGAAGTACTTTGACAATGGAAGAAGCTGTTAAAGTAATGTATGAAAAAGTTCAAATTCCATTAACAGATGCGGTAAGAATGGCTTCTCTAAATGGTGCAAAAGTTCTTGGTATTCAGAGACAAAAAGGAATTCTTGCTGCAGGAATGGATGCTGATATTGTTGTAATGGATAAAAATTTCAATGTATTGGTAACAATCAAAGAAGGAAAGATAAAATATTCGAAATTAAGCGAACTTGAAGTTGATTAATTATGGAAGTTAGAATAAGGTATTTTATTAATTATAACTCATTTAAGAGAATTTTCGGCGAGAATAAACTCGCCGAAAATTTTTTGTATCCAATTTTTGCTCTGACATTTATTAAAAAAGAGAATCAGAAACTCTTCGACAAAGTCCATTATTTCTTCAAAAATACTTTATTCGAAAAAGTTTCTATCATTTTAAATGATAAGCTGATCCTTCTTGGCGATCTGAATTTTATTAAAACTTTCGCAGATGAATTAAAAATTGTTGAAGAACCAGTTGCTAATTACGTCTTAAAGCTTTTAAGTAATTATCAAAACACTGAGCGGTTTGAATATAGAATTGGAGAAAGAGTTTTTAATTCTAAGAACAAATATGTAATGGGTATCTTAAATGTAACCGAAGACTCATTTTTTGATGGCGGAAAATATTTTTCACTTTCACATATCAAAGAAAGAATTGATCAGCTTTGTGATTTGCAGGTGGATATCATTGATATTGGCGGGGAGTCAACTCGTCCTGGTTCCGAGCCAATAGATGTTAATGAAGAATTAAAAAGGGTATTACCCGCAGTTGAATATGCTCTTTCAAAAGGAATGATTGTGTCAGTCGATACATATAAAAGTTTAGTTGCTGAAGAATGTTTGAAAGCCGGAGTTCAAATAATAAATGATATCAGCGGTTTTAAGTTTGACGAACATCTTCCCGATGTTTGTGCAAAATACAATTCATCTGTTGTTTTAATGCATATTCGTGGGACGCCAAAAACGATGCAGGAAAATCCTTTTTATTACGATACAACTGCCGAAATTTTTGATGAATTAAGTCAATCAATTAAGAAAGCAGAAGCATCAGGCATCAAAAAGATTTTTATTGATCCCGGCATTGGCTTTGGTAAAAGATTGTATGATAATTATGAAATTCTTAATCGGCTTGAAGAATTTAAATTTTTAGGTTATCCAATTCTGGTTGGTTTAAGCAGAAAATCTTTTATTGGCAAATACTTAAATCAAAAACCTGAAGAGCGTTTAACAGGAACAATTGCATCCAATTCAGTTTCTTTAATAAAAGCTGCAAACATCATACGAGTTCACGATGTCAAAGAAGCAATCGAAACAAAAAAAATAATTGAAGCAATCATTAGTCCTGAAGTTACATTACAATGATAGATATATTAAAACTTGATTTTATCCATTTAACTTTGTTCGACTTATTGGATATTCTTTTAGTAGCCTATATTTTCTACATCATATATAAGAATATGAGAGGCACAATTGCTTCTCAGATTTTTCTTGGTCTTGTGATTTTGCTTTTACTCTCATTTACAGCTAAAGCTCTCAATCTAAAATTAATGAGTTACTTACTAAAATTAGTAACAGATATTTGGGTAATAATTTTTGTTATTTTATTTCAGCCTGAGTTAAGAAGGTTACTTTTACTCTTAAGCCGTTATAAAATATTTGGTTACTTCTTCCAGAAAGAAACTGATCAAATAATTAAAGAGATTGTTGATACATTATATGAATTATCAGATAAACAATGGGGAGCTTTAATTGTGATCAGTAGAACAACTGGTTTAAGAGGTGTAATTGAAACAGGAATTCCCATTGGTGCAAAACTTTCTAAACCTCTTTTAATCTCAATCTTTAATCCAAGATCTCCTTTACACGATGGTGCTGTGATAGTTAGAAATAATATAATTGAGGCAGCTCGATGTACATTGCCACTTAGTTCACAAAATATTATTGATGGATTTCAACTGGGTATGAGACATAAAGCTGGAATTGGTATTACTGAACAAGCCGATGTGATTAGTTTAATTGTTTCCGAAGAAAGTGGTTCTGTTTCGCTCGCAGAAGATGGAAAATTATTTCGTTCTCTTTCTAAATCTGAATTGACAGATAAATTAATTAAAGAATTCACCAAGAAGGCAAATAAATATCAGCTCTTTAAATTGAAAACTCTTGACAGGGAATAAGAAAGGTTTATAAAATTCTAAATCAAATTCTATATTTGTAAAAAAAACGAGGGAGGAGATTATGCCTAAACTAACTTACTTTGGACATTCAGCTTTTTTAATTGAGCACAAAAACAATAAAATTTTAATCGATCCATTTATTACTGGAAATCCTCTCGCACCAGTTAAAGCTGAAGATTTATCAGCAGATTTCATTGTTCTTTCGCATGCACACGGAGACCATTTCGGCGATACACTTGAAATTGCGAAAAGATGTAATTCAGTTGTGATTGCAGTAAATGAATTAGCTAATTATGTTGCTTCAAAAGGTGTAAAGGCTCATAATATGCACATTGGTGGTTCGTATGAATTCCCATTTGGTAGAGTAAAATTTACAATTGCTCATCATGGTTCATCTTCAAACGAAGGTGAGTATATGGGAGAGCCTGCAGGAATACTTCTATTCCTCGATGATAAAGTTTTATATCATGCTGGTGATACTGGACTATTCTCAGATATGAAATTAATCGGCGATCTTCATAAAATAAGTATTGCACTTTTACCTATTGGTGATAATTTTACAATGGGAATGAGTGATGCCGTTAAAGCTGTTGAATTATTAAATCCTGAATTAACTATCCCAATGCACTATAATACATTCCCAGTAATTCAAGCTGATCCTGATAAATTTGTAGATATGGTTAAAAGTCTCGGTAAAAGCGCAAAGAAATTACAATTTGGAGAGACATTTGAATTTTAGGAGATAAAACAAATAATGGGTAAAATAATCGCTATAGCAAATCAGAAAGGTGGAGTTGGTAAAACGACTACAGCTATCAATCTGGCTGCAAGTCTTGCTGTAAACGAGAAAAAAGTTTTGCTTATTGATCTTGATCCACAAGCCAACTCCACTTCTGGTTTAGGTTTTGAAAAAAATAATCGAGGAGTATACGATTTACTAATCAATAATTCTTTGCCAGAAGATTTAATATTAAAAACTCAAATTGATTATCTCGATTTGATCCCATCGAACATTGATCTTGTGGGAGCAGAAGTCGAGTTAGTTAATGTTCAAAACAGAGAAAAAATTCTTGCTCTGAATATTAGAAATTTAAAACCCAGATATGATTTCATCATTATCGATTGTCCTCCATCGTTAGGATTATTGACTTTGAATGGATTAACAGCTGCAGATTCAGTTATTATTCCTGTTCAATGTGAGTATTTTGCTTTAGAAGGATTAGGACAACTACTTAATACAATTAACATTGTAAAGAAACACTTCAATCCGCATCTCGAAATTGAAGGAGTTTTATTGACAATGTTTGATACACGATTAAGATTGTCACATCAGGTAGCTGAAGAAGTTAGAAAATACTTTGGCGATCGAGTATATAAAACAGTTATAACAAGAAATGTCAAATTATCTGAAGCACCAAGTCATGGTAGGCCCGTTATTTTATACGATGCTCAAGCGCTTGGTTCACAAAATTACTTGCAGCTTGCGTCTGAAATTTTGAATAAAAATAATAACAAGGAAGAAAAAGAATGAAATCAAGGCAGGTATTAGGCAAAGGACTTGGAGCATTAATACCAGGTGCAGTTGAAGAAGACAAATCAAAAGTAAAAAGTGATGAAGTATTAAAAGATGGTGTAATATCTAAAATCCCTGTTGATAAGATTGATCCAAATCCATATCAACCGAGACTTGAATTTGATATTCAAGCATTAGAAGAACTTGCTCAGTCAATCAAACAAAATGGAGTTATTCAGCCCATTACGGTTCATCGTAAAAATGGTGAACGATTTGAATTAATATCTGGTGAAAGAAGATTAAGAGCCTCAATTTTAGCCGGTCTCGATTTAATTCCAGCTTATATTATTGAAATCAATACTAAAGAAGAACTTATTGAATTTTCTCTAATAGAGAATATACAACGTGAAACATTAAATCCGATAGAGATTGCACTCGGATTTAAGAGATTAATGGAGGAATGTAACTTAACACTTGAGGATATTTCTAAGAAAACTGGTAAAGATAAATCTACAATCTCAAACTTTATCAGACTTTTAAAATTACCAGAAGAGATTCAACGAAGTCTTATAAAGAATGAAATTACACCTGGTCATGCAAGAGCTTTAATAAACATTGACGATAGAGAAGAGCAGCTTAACCTCTGGAAAAAAATAATTGCAGAAAAGTTTTCAGTCAGGGAAGTTGAAAAAATTGCGAAACAGAAAAAAAAGAAAAATAATAATCAACCAACAATTACCCATAATCTTCAAAGAGATCCAAATCTTGAAGCAATTTTATCAAATCTCCGAATTAAATTTGGAACTAATGTTAAAATACAAATTAAAGCCGATGGAAGTGGTGAATTCCAAATCCAATTTTACTCAAGAGATGAAATGGAAAGAATTCTGGAAATTTTGAATAATGTTCAAGAAAATTCTCCTAATTAACTTATTCATAATTACTTCATCAATTTTCCCTCAAGAAGTTGATACACTAAATTTAAAATCGAAATCACCATGGGGCGCTGTTGCTCGCTCAGCAATTTTACCAGGTTTGGGTCAATTCTATAATGAAGCTTATTGGAAAGTACCTGTTATCTGGGGACTATTGGGCTGGTTTGGATATAACTGGTGGCAGAATAATAAAAATTATAATGAATATAAAACACTTTATTACGAGAGTGTCGTAAATGGAAATGAAAATTATCTCTACAAACGAATTCGTGAATTTTATCGTGATCAAAGAGACTTATTTGCAGTTTATCTTGGACTAACATACTTCCTTAACCTTGTTGATGCTTATGTTGATGCTCAACTATTTAATTTTGAGATTTTAACAAAAAATAATGATGTCAAATTTTCTATTAAGATTAGACTTTAATATGTCTAATTTAAAATCTTTAATCTTAATATTTATAATCTTCTCTAAACAGATAATTCTTGCCCAATCCGAACTTGGAATTCTTGAAACTGGTGAATTCAGTGTACACAAATATTTCTATGATTTATATAAATCTTACAGATACGATGATGCAATCGAAGATGAAAAAACATTTTTAAATGATACCCGAGTTATTGATAAAGAACAATTGAGATATAAAGTATTTGGGTATTTACCTTATTGGTTTTTAAGCAGATGGAATACAATTAGTTACGATTTATTATATCTCATCGCCTTTCATAGTGCTGAAATAGATTCACTTGGAAATATTGTAAATGATCATGGATGGTTAACAAATCAAAATGTAACAAATTTCATTAATGCTGCTAAATCTAAAAATGTAAAAATCCTTTTGTCAGCAACCTTATTTTCAGGCTCAGCAATTACTTATTTACTAAACAACAATCAATCAAGAATTAATTTTATTCGAAACATTATTCAACTTGTAAAAGCAAGAAATGTTAATGGTGTCGATATAAATTTTGAAGGTATTCAATCAGGGCAGAGAGATAATCTTACTTCATTTATGCGTCAATTAAAAGATTCGCTGAAAGCAAATGATTCAACTTACATTTTAACTTGTGCACCAACTGATTTTGATTTTCGTCAGGGAGATTGGGACTTAGCTCAAATTACTCAAATTTGTGATTTAACATTTCTTCAATGTTACGGTTATGCTTATTCAACAGGAAGTCAAGCAGGTCCAGTTGGAAGATTACAAGGCTGGTCATCAACTAACGCATCAAGTTATGTGAATAGTGCTTTAGCAAGTGGTGCAATAGCTTCAAAAACGATTTATGGTATGCCGCACTATGGATATGATTGGCCCACAAGTAGTCCGAATAAAAAAGCTTCAACAATTGGAGCAGGATCAGTTATTTACTATCCTGATGCAAAACAAAATGTTATTGAATATTCCAGACTCTGGGATACAGAGTCACTTAATGCATGGTACAGATATCAAACCGTCGAAGGTACCTGGCATCAAGCATGGTATGAAGATCCTGAAAGTGCTTTTTATAAATATCAATTCATAAAATCGAAAAATCTTGCTGGAGTAGGCATCTGGGCTCTTGGAATGGACAATACGAATAAAGATATCTGGAATGTTCTGGAAGAATTTGTTAAAGATACAAATCTTGTTTTTACACCTGATCCACCAATTATTCAATTTGTAAAAGGAAGAAAAAATAATTTTAATGGCGAACTCGAAATTAGATGGTCCCATTTATTCCCAAACGAAATAACTGGTTTCAGATTGTATCTATCGAAAGACTCGATTAATTTCTCGAACCAGCCTTTTCTTAATGAAATATATCTCACAAAAGATTCGTTATCGATTACAATAAGTAACTTAGAAGTTGATAAGATTTATTTTATTAAACTTACAGCAATTAACTCAGTCGGAATGGAATCAATTTCAAGTGATGTTTATTCCGCGTCAACAGGAAATGGAAAAAGATATCTTGTAGTAGATGGATTTGATAGAACCAGTGGGAGTTATTCACAACCTTACCATATTTTTAATGAATTTTATGCTTCGGGTATTTTTAATTTTAATCGTGATGTAGATGCAGCAGCTAACGAAGCAGTGATTTCAAATCTTATCAATTTAAATGATTACGATGGGGTTTTCTGGTTTCTTGGTGATGAATCAACTGCCAATAAAACATTCAATGGAAGTGAACAACTTATTGTTATGAATTACTTAAAGAACGGGGGCAAATTATTTGTAACAGGTTCAGAGGTCGCTTATGAACTTTCTACAAGTTCCCCAAGCTTTCTAAATAATTTTCTAAAGGCAAAATTCATTGCAGATAATTCAGGTTCTCTTCAAGTTTTTTCAAATGCATCAATAATTAGAAGTTTACCATCAGATATAAATTTAGGGGCAGTATATCCCGAGGATTGGCCCGATGCAATTGAACCAAT
Protein-coding sequences here:
- the nagA gene encoding N-acetylglucosamine-6-phosphate deacetylase; the encoded protein is MKIAFAGAKVVTPFRCIEPASIVIEGKKIYELGKSEDVDIPAGTKLIDASELIITPGFVDLLCHGGAGKGFADEDEEAIEVISNFHFQHGTTTLLAGLYSKPFNQLINDMRRIAHYIENNDETNIFGIHMEGPYINPKLKGAMNEEYLWKPELNSWFSLRDAARGYIKIMTIAPELPGAIEIMRHAAQDRIVLSIGHSEADYDVIEVAIDNGASHVTHIFNAMKPLHHREPGVVTGAFLRDELKIELIADGIHVHPVVMKLIYKLKGARGIILITDAIRAAGMPDGEYEFADQKVYMKDKKAYLEDGTLAGSTLTMEEAVKVMYEKVQIPLTDAVRMASLNGAKVLGIQRQKGILAAGMDADIVVMDKNFNVLVTIKEGKIKYSKLSELEVD
- the folP gene encoding dihydropteroate synthase codes for the protein MGILNVTEDSFFDGGKYFSLSHIKERIDQLCDLQVDIIDIGGESTRPGSEPIDVNEELKRVLPAVEYALSKGMIVSVDTYKSLVAEECLKAGVQIINDISGFKFDEHLPDVCAKYNSSVVLMHIRGTPKTMQENPFYYDTTAEIFDELSQSIKKAEASGIKKIFIDPGIGFGKRLYDNYEILNRLEEFKFLGYPILVGLSRKSFIGKYLNQKPEERLTGTIASNSVSLIKAANIIRVHDVKEAIETKKIIEAIISPEVTLQ
- a CDS encoding TIGR00159 family protein; translated protein: MIDILKLDFIHLTLFDLLDILLVAYIFYIIYKNMRGTIASQIFLGLVILLLLSFTAKALNLKLMSYLLKLVTDIWVIIFVILFQPELRRLLLLLSRYKIFGYFFQKETDQIIKEIVDTLYELSDKQWGALIVISRTTGLRGVIETGIPIGAKLSKPLLISIFNPRSPLHDGAVIVRNNIIEAARCTLPLSSQNIIDGFQLGMRHKAGIGITEQADVISLIVSEESGSVSLAEDGKLFRSLSKSELTDKLIKEFTKKANKYQLFKLKTLDRE
- a CDS encoding metal-dependent hydrolase; amino-acid sequence: MPKLTYFGHSAFLIEHKNNKILIDPFITGNPLAPVKAEDLSADFIVLSHAHGDHFGDTLEIAKRCNSVVIAVNELANYVASKGVKAHNMHIGGSYEFPFGRVKFTIAHHGSSSNEGEYMGEPAGILLFLDDKVLYHAGDTGLFSDMKLIGDLHKISIALLPIGDNFTMGMSDAVKAVELLNPELTIPMHYNTFPVIQADPDKFVDMVKSLGKSAKKLQFGETFEF
- a CDS encoding ParA family protein, whose amino-acid sequence is MGKIIAIANQKGGVGKTTTAINLAASLAVNEKKVLLIDLDPQANSTSGLGFEKNNRGVYDLLINNSLPEDLILKTQIDYLDLIPSNIDLVGAEVELVNVQNREKILALNIRNLKPRYDFIIIDCPPSLGLLTLNGLTAADSVIIPVQCEYFALEGLGQLLNTINIVKKHFNPHLEIEGVLLTMFDTRLRLSHQVAEEVRKYFGDRVYKTVITRNVKLSEAPSHGRPVILYDAQALGSQNYLQLASEILNKNNNKEEKE
- a CDS encoding ParB/RepB/Spo0J family partition protein, whose translation is MKSRQVLGKGLGALIPGAVEEDKSKVKSDEVLKDGVISKIPVDKIDPNPYQPRLEFDIQALEELAQSIKQNGVIQPITVHRKNGERFELISGERRLRASILAGLDLIPAYIIEINTKEELIEFSLIENIQRETLNPIEIALGFKRLMEECNLTLEDISKKTGKDKSTISNFIRLLKLPEEIQRSLIKNEITPGHARALINIDDREEQLNLWKKIIAEKFSVREVEKIAKQKKKKNNNQPTITHNLQRDPNLEAILSNLRIKFGTNVKIQIKADGSGEFQIQFYSRDEMERILEILNNVQENSPN
- a CDS encoding T9SS type A sorting domain-containing protein; the encoded protein is MSNLKSLILIFIIFSKQIILAQSELGILETGEFSVHKYFYDLYKSYRYDDAIEDEKTFLNDTRVIDKEQLRYKVFGYLPYWFLSRWNTISYDLLYLIAFHSAEIDSLGNIVNDHGWLTNQNVTNFINAAKSKNVKILLSATLFSGSAITYLLNNNQSRINFIRNIIQLVKARNVNGVDINFEGIQSGQRDNLTSFMRQLKDSLKANDSTYILTCAPTDFDFRQGDWDLAQITQICDLTFLQCYGYAYSTGSQAGPVGRLQGWSSTNASSYVNSALASGAIASKTIYGMPHYGYDWPTSSPNKKASTIGAGSVIYYPDAKQNVIEYSRLWDTESLNAWYRYQTVEGTWHQAWYEDPESAFYKYQFIKSKNLAGVGIWALGMDNTNKDIWNVLEEFVKDTNLVFTPDPPIIQFVKGRKNNFNGELEIRWSHLFPNEITGFRLYLSKDSINFSNQPFLNEIYLTKDSLSITISNLEVDKIYFIKLTAINSVGMESISSDVYSASTGNGKRYLVVDGFDRTSGSYSQPYHIFNEFYASGIFNFNRDVDAAANEAVISNLINLNDYDGVFWFLGDESTANKTFNGSEQLIVMNYLKNGGKLFVTGSEVAYELSTSSPSFLNNFLKAKFIADNSGSLQVFSNASIIRSLPSDINLGAVYPEDWPDAIEPINGSQTCLFYRNQKIAGVYFNGNFPNGTLAGKLIYLSFALETTNNKISKNILIEDAIRFFEGTTDVPFNLISDISFYVSDPFPNPFNSTTKIIINLPENHFIKMQVFNILGEKVMDLSNFLNKGFNEIELNFENLNSGVYLLKIDYGSNFKTLKLNLIK